Proteins co-encoded in one Nitrospiraceae bacterium genomic window:
- the hrcA gene encoding heat-inducible transcriptional repressor HrcA, which produces MLDNRNKQILCAIVQSYIDNPDPVGSRFITKKFAISLSPATIRNIMSDLEELGFLSQPHTSAGRVPTDKGYRFYVNSLISGESQPDDSAFARELAKELESIRNDMNFLLSETTKRLSNFLHYLGFALSPKTRTATFNRINLLKHKGNFIVTVLFTDEGLVNNKIVDIDCDLTQRDLNRIAAYLNSEFYGCTLEEISSIIIREMAIEKAVCDSMISRAMMICREAMAFSFGDIYVSGLSEVLNLPDFADLEKIKEISKAIEDKHLIIKLLDKISDFDSVQVIIGSENSVSEMKKFSIVAKTFMQGDKPAGSIGIIGPTRMDYPRAIAMIDITAKLISQVLSDK; this is translated from the coding sequence ATGCTTGATAACAGAAATAAACAGATACTCTGTGCAATAGTGCAGAGCTATATAGATAATCCTGATCCTGTGGGATCAAGATTTATAACAAAGAAATTTGCCATAAGTCTTTCACCTGCAACAATAAGAAACATAATGTCAGACCTTGAAGAACTAGGCTTTCTAAGTCAGCCGCATACCTCTGCAGGCAGAGTGCCGACTGACAAAGGGTACAGGTTTTATGTTAACTCGCTTATCAGCGGAGAATCTCAGCCTGATGACAGTGCATTTGCCAGAGAGCTTGCAAAAGAGCTCGAATCCATAAGAAATGATATGAATTTTCTTTTAAGTGAGACAACAAAAAGACTTTCTAATTTTCTGCACTATCTTGGATTTGCGCTTTCTCCAAAGACAAGAACAGCAACATTTAACAGGATCAATCTTCTTAAGCATAAAGGGAATTTCATAGTTACTGTATTGTTTACGGATGAAGGGCTGGTAAATAATAAAATAGTAGATATAGATTGTGATCTGACCCAGAGAGACCTTAACAGGATAGCGGCATATCTCAATTCAGAATTTTACGGCTGCACTCTGGAAGAAATAAGCTCAATAATAATACGAGAGATGGCTATTGAGAAAGCAGTGTGCGACTCTATGATATCAAGGGCAATGATGATATGCAGGGAAGCAATGGCTTTTTCTTTCGGAGATATCTATGTCTCAGGTCTGTCTGAAGTTCTGAATCTGCCTGATTTTGCTGATCTGGAAAAAATAAAAGAGATTTCAAAGGCAATTGAGGATAAACACCTGATTATAAAGCTGCTTGATAAGATTTCTGATTTTGACAGCGTTCAGGTAATAATCGGTTCTGAAAATTCTGTTTCTGAGATGAAGAAATTCAGCATAGTGGCAAAGACATTCATGCAAGGCGACAAGCCTGCAGGGAGTATTGGTATAATAGGTCCAACAAGAATGGACTACCCAAGGGCAATAGCAATGATTGATATAACTGCAAAGTTAATAAGCCAGGTACTCTCTGACAAGTAA
- the grpE gene encoding nucleotide exchange factor GrpE gives MKIKLKKDKTRHDSHVKEVAEEKDKKPVSGETAESILEAGLEAIKPDFEKELAEQKDKYFRLYAEFENYKKRIIKDKEEIANYGNESLIYDLLPVVDNLEMALKHSADNAEAGEGFVQGVEITLKEFMKVLGRFGVVPIEAQGKHFDPSVHHAMSIAEKDDVEANTIIEELRKGYMLKDKVLRPSLVTVSKKKNEGGNVNEESSKTEKSENENKINLNNEEEIQNG, from the coding sequence GTGAAGATAAAATTGAAAAAAGACAAGACTAGACATGATTCCCATGTCAAAGAAGTAGCTGAGGAAAAAGATAAGAAGCCTGTGTCTGGTGAAACAGCTGAAAGCATTTTAGAAGCCGGACTTGAGGCTATAAAGCCAGACTTTGAAAAGGAACTCGCAGAACAAAAGGATAAATATTTTAGACTATATGCAGAATTTGAGAATTACAAAAAAAGAATAATCAAGGATAAGGAAGAGATTGCTAATTACGGGAATGAGTCTTTGATCTATGATCTCCTGCCTGTTGTTGATAATCTTGAGATGGCTCTTAAGCATTCTGCTGATAATGCGGAAGCAGGAGAGGGATTTGTGCAGGGGGTTGAGATAACGCTCAAAGAGTTTATGAAAGTACTTGGAAGATTTGGAGTTGTTCCGATTGAGGCGCAAGGCAAACATTTCGATCCATCTGTTCATCACGCAATGTCAATTGCAGAGAAGGATGATGTTGAGGCGAATACAATAATTGAAGAATTAAGAAAAGGCTATATGCTTAAAGATAAGGTGTTAAGGCCTTCATTGGTTACTGTTTCAAAGAAAAAAAATGAAGGAGGAAATGTAAATGAAGAGAGTTCTAAGACAGAGAAAAGCGAGAATGAAAATAAGATAAATTTAAAT